The following are from one region of the Natranaerobius trueperi genome:
- a CDS encoding DMT family transporter yields the protein MAQGIIFSIVAGVFVSLQGVFNARLSDEINLWHTNTWVHGTGFVVAFILLMSIEGTPNFNSITTVKPHYLLGGAMGAVIVFSVMKGISALGASHSVTILLVTQIIASLLISLLGLFGDPIIKLSIPNIIGLIMMVVGVLMYQLF from the coding sequence ATGGCTCAGGGTATTATATTTTCAATTGTAGCTGGCGTTTTTGTATCACTACAGGGAGTTTTTAATGCGAGATTAAGTGATGAGATTAATTTGTGGCACACAAACACTTGGGTCCATGGTACAGGTTTTGTAGTTGCCTTTATCTTATTAATGAGTATTGAAGGTACCCCAAACTTCAATTCTATTACTACTGTAAAACCTCACTATCTATTAGGTGGAGCAATGGGAGCTGTAATTGTTTTTAGTGTCATGAAAGGGATAAGTGCTTTAGGAGCAAGTCATTCAGTAACTATATTGTTAGTAACACAAATAATTGCAAGCTTACTAATAAGTTTACTTGGACTGTTTGGTGATCCTATTATAAAATTATCAATTCCAAATATAATTGGTTTAATAATGATGGTTGTTGGTGTTTTAATGTATCAATTGTTCTAA
- a CDS encoding class I SAM-dependent methyltransferase: MDTKTFFDNASEYWDEKIYHDKSQITRFLSEIDFSNKQKILDVGTGTGIMLNYILPKVSQNTSIIAVDLSSKMIEKAREKFTDQRVIFKNLDVERDYIEDDFDLILLYSVFPHLEKKDKALKRFSKSLNPGGLICIMHSKSREEINNMHTKLGEPVSNHFLPQIEDLENMAIDNNFKVLKSISDEKGYFFLAKANIT; the protein is encoded by the coding sequence ATGGATACTAAAACCTTTTTTGATAATGCTTCCGAATATTGGGATGAAAAAATCTACCATGATAAATCCCAGATCACTAGGTTTCTAAGTGAAATAGACTTTTCAAATAAACAAAAGATTTTAGATGTTGGTACTGGTACTGGTATTATGTTAAATTACATACTTCCGAAAGTATCACAAAACACATCTATAATAGCTGTTGATCTATCTTCAAAAATGATAGAAAAAGCTAGAGAGAAATTTACAGACCAAAGAGTAATATTTAAAAATTTAGATGTCGAAAGGGATTATATAGAAGATGATTTTGACCTGATCCTTTTATATTCAGTATTTCCTCATTTAGAGAAGAAAGATAAAGCTTTAAAGAGATTTTCAAAATCTTTAAATCCTGGTGGACTAATTTGTATTATGCATTCTAAATCTAGAGAAGAAATCAATAATATGCATACAAAACTTGGAGAACCAGTATCAAATCATTTCTTACCACAAATTGAAGATTTAGAGAACATGGCAATAGATAATAATTTTAAGGTATTAAAATCTATATCTGATGAAAAAGGATATTTCTTTTTAGCTAAAGCTAATATTACATAA
- a CDS encoding ECF transporter S component, whose protein sequence is MKISSKVTYAGLFIAIGVLLPMIFHLVGVGGTIILPMHIPVIMSGFYLGGRYGLLVGMITPIISHLVTGMPPITPVPMLYIMIFELGGYGFLTGLIFKNTNKISYSLLGGMVGGRIIAGIVVWLLSLLFGFSNLASPIIFVGGAVITGLPGIILQLILIPLIVPRTVDNHTIQQEGNYGY, encoded by the coding sequence GTGAAAATTTCAAGTAAAGTAACTTATGCTGGACTATTTATTGCAATTGGTGTATTGTTACCTATGATATTTCACCTAGTTGGTGTTGGAGGGACAATAATTCTACCAATGCATATTCCTGTTATAATGTCAGGTTTTTATCTTGGAGGTCGATATGGCCTATTGGTTGGTATGATAACACCAATAATAAGTCATTTAGTGACAGGGATGCCACCAATAACACCTGTTCCGATGCTTTATATAATGATTTTTGAGTTAGGTGGATATGGATTTCTAACAGGCTTAATATTTAAAAATACTAACAAGATCAGCTACTCTTTATTAGGTGGAATGGTTGGAGGACGAATTATAGCAGGGATTGTTGTTTGGTTATTATCTTTATTATTTGGGTTTAGTAATTTAGCCTCTCCGATTATATTTGTAGGAGGAGCCGTTATAACTGGATTACCAGGGATAATCCTACAATTAATCTTAATACCATTAATTGTACCTCGTACGGTTGATAATCATACGATACAACAGGAGGGTAATTATGGATACTAA
- a CDS encoding DUF885 family protein — protein MGVCQCEELMEQLGYINDLKTKLNRLKDQVWRAARIVVDVSLHTKRMSIEKAVDYIVENALLEKESAETEVRRYTQTPTQPMSYLIGKLEILKIVNEYKEKHGENFDLKEFHHKLLSYGTILPPSTYKRNFVN, from the coding sequence GTGGGAGTATGTCAATGTGAAGAATTAATGGAACAGCTAGGTTATATTAATGATCTTAAAACAAAACTAAATAGATTAAAGGATCAAGTTTGGAGAGCTGCAAGGATAGTAGTAGATGTAAGTTTGCATACAAAAAGAATGTCTATTGAAAAAGCTGTAGATTATATAGTAGAAAATGCATTACTAGAAAAAGAAAGTGCAGAAACTGAGGTAAGACGTTATACTCAAACACCTACTCAACCAATGAGTTATTTAATAGGTAAATTAGAGATTTTGAAAATAGTTAATGAATATAAAGAAAAGCATGGTGAAAATTTTGATTTGAAAGAATTTCATCATAAGCTTTTATCTTATGGAACTATCCTTCCCCCCAGCACTTATAAAAGAAATTTTGTAAATTAG
- a CDS encoding zinc ribbon domain-containing protein: MHCLTFVEILEYVAGIKGSEVVKVDRFYPSSKVCSECDTINENLELKDRTWICSHCNTTQDLNAAINIQRVGASTLGLGNVRPANTEAVSV, from the coding sequence TTGCATTGCTTAACTTTCGTTGAAATTTTAGAATATGTTGCCGGGATAAAAGGTTCTGAAGTAGTAAAAGTAGATAGATTTTATCCTAGCTCTAAAGTCTGCAGCGAATGCGATACTATAAACGAGAATTTAGAGCTAAAAGACAGAACGTGGATCTGTAGCCATTGCAATACAACTCAAGATTTAAATGCAGCAATCAATATACAAAGGGTTGGGGCATCAACCCTTGGGTTAGGAAATGTAAGACCTGCTAACACAGAGGCTGTTTCTGTTTGA
- a CDS encoding C-terminal helicase domain-containing protein, protein MQQLLDSPALLRDTFNDPELPVESGKLRELPNILEDANLKENKVIIFSQFKTMANILYDYLKGKYGEEALRYINGDTNGQLKGIYQDDFNERDEVRIMIITEAGNYGLDLPSANYVICYDQLFNPQKMNQVLSRAHRSGVQGDVFGIHMATRGSYEEQKLKILQDKEELFAMTIEDLKSLFKRSE, encoded by the coding sequence ATGCAGCAACTATTAGATAGTCCGGCGTTACTACGTGATACTTTCAACGACCCTGAACTGCCGGTAGAAAGCGGTAAACTCCGCGAACTCCCAAATATATTAGAAGACGCAAACCTTAAAGAAAATAAAGTCATAATCTTTAGTCAGTTTAAGACCATGGCGAATATCCTTTATGATTATTTAAAAGGGAAGTACGGCGAAGAAGCGCTTCGCTATATTAACGGCGATACCAACGGTCAGCTTAAAGGGATCTACCAAGACGACTTCAACGAACGTGACGAAGTTAGAATAATGATAATAACGGAAGCGGGTAACTACGGCTTGGATCTCCCAAGCGCTAACTATGTTATTTGCTACGATCAACTATTTAATCCCCAGAAAATGAATCAGGTGCTATCCAGAGCCCACCGAAGCGGGGTGCAGGGCGACGTTTTCGGTATACACATGGCGACTCGGGGAAGTTATGAAGAGCAAAAACTGAAAATCTTGCAAGACAAAGAAGAGCTGTTTGCTATGACCATTGAAGATTTAAAATCATTATTTAAAAGGAGTGAATAG
- a CDS encoding MBL fold metallo-hydrolase, protein MYRLTKEEIGVEVFCVLTTHAHADHCGGHYWLRKKGVKICAPSYEEAGIKYPILSPLAIYGGAYPPDYFQNKFLKAIETEVDHILITKKQDFLGFEIDVIFLRGHTEGQIGI, encoded by the coding sequence ATATATCGTCTAACAAAAGAAGAAATAGGAGTCGAAGTCTTTTGTGTTTTAACTACCCATGCTCATGCTGATCACTGCGGTGGGCATTATTGGTTAAGAAAAAAAGGTGTTAAAATATGTGCCCCTTCGTATGAAGAGGCAGGGATTAAATATCCAATATTAAGTCCATTAGCTATCTATGGTGGAGCATATCCACCTGATTATTTTCAAAACAAGTTTTTAAAAGCTATTGAAACTGAAGTTGATCATATCTTAATAACTAAAAAGCAAGATTTTTTAGGTTTTGAAATTGATGTAATTTTTTTAAGGGGGCATACTGAAGGACAAATAGGAATTTAA
- a CDS encoding PDZ domain-containing protein, with amino-acid sequence MEILDWLVSFIQLVLQTLPLSILHPVFWVFLYLTYSQYKRSIRMEQKLLGRSKNSPKKMTIISLGVGLIAGAFASFILVLLGVNLDQIGIVYIFPLLLFLLLFHPRYLCFAYAGGVVSVVSLVISNIANYEPNVLEVGFLKGLTEINIPSLIALIAVLHLTESVMIYISGHIGPGPVYVKHPDGNVVGAFSLQKFWPLPFVGLIGPTSIEQTENLFSMPDWWPIFSGEIGAVMAVDSELTYALIPLVAILGYGDMSIASNPREKSKQSAVNLALYSIVLLLLSLGAVFYEPILWPAALFAPFGHEALIILGNSSEFSKEPLYKQEGRGVKVLDIMPKSLGEKMGLQSGDVILTVNNVSVSTKEELMTNLYLSQPYVRLNIETVSGEQKFVKAPLYEHQTHLGIVLAPEGNVRDTGYVTLKSNNPIEKFVKKLLGKK; translated from the coding sequence GTGGAAATTTTAGATTGGTTAGTATCATTTATACAATTAGTACTACAAACACTGCCATTATCAATTTTACATCCTGTATTCTGGGTATTTTTATATCTGACTTATAGTCAGTATAAAAGGTCTATTAGGATGGAACAGAAACTATTGGGAAGATCTAAGAATAGCCCTAAAAAAATGACCATTATATCATTAGGTGTAGGGCTAATAGCAGGAGCTTTCGCTAGTTTTATTCTAGTTTTATTAGGAGTAAACCTAGATCAAATAGGGATCGTGTATATTTTCCCATTACTACTGTTTTTATTACTGTTTCATCCTAGATATCTTTGTTTTGCATATGCAGGTGGTGTAGTAAGTGTAGTAAGTTTAGTTATATCAAATATAGCAAATTATGAACCAAATGTTTTAGAAGTAGGCTTTTTAAAGGGGTTAACAGAGATAAATATCCCATCCTTAATTGCTTTAATTGCAGTTCTACATCTTACAGAAAGTGTAATGATCTATATTAGTGGGCATATAGGTCCGGGACCTGTATATGTAAAACACCCTGATGGGAATGTTGTAGGTGCATTTAGTTTACAAAAATTTTGGCCCTTACCCTTTGTTGGGTTAATTGGACCAACTTCAATAGAACAAACAGAAAATCTATTTTCTATGCCAGACTGGTGGCCTATCTTTAGTGGAGAGATTGGAGCAGTGATGGCTGTTGACAGTGAGTTAACCTATGCATTAATTCCATTAGTTGCAATATTAGGATATGGTGATATGTCTATTGCGAGTAACCCAAGAGAAAAAAGTAAACAGTCTGCTGTAAATTTAGCGTTATATAGTATAGTGTTATTACTGTTATCTTTAGGAGCTGTATTCTATGAGCCAATTTTATGGCCGGCTGCCTTATTTGCACCATTTGGGCATGAAGCTTTAATTATCCTTGGAAATTCAAGTGAATTTTCTAAAGAACCATTATACAAACAAGAAGGTAGAGGAGTTAAAGTTTTAGATATTATGCCAAAAAGTCTTGGTGAGAAGATGGGACTACAATCTGGTGATGTTATATTGACTGTTAATAATGTTTCAGTATCAACTAAAGAAGAGTTAATGACTAATTTATATTTAAGTCAACCTTATGTTAGGTTAAATATTGAAACCGTTTCTGGTGAACAGAAGTTCGTAAAAGCACCTTTATATGAGCACCAAACTCATTTAGGGATAGTATTAGCTCCAGAAGGAAATGTTCGAGATACAGGCTATGTTACATTAAAAAGTAATAATCCCATAGAAAAGTTTGTTAAAAAATTATTAGGTAAAAAGTAG
- a CDS encoding S41 family peptidase, giving the protein MRIKKILIVFLVLIVTNVLTFMGAHALGENDTYYPSSPDFEIGNEASADFKLLEEVLQTIENNYLEEVDREELLDGALEGMLEVLDDPQTGYLTQDEFQNLMIQTEGSYGGIGIEVFKEDDYVTVVAPIAGTPGAKEGLRSGDRIISVDGEEIVGKDLDEAVDRMRGPIGSNVKIEIDRPGMEETLEFEIERKEIEIDSVEYEMVDDSVGYLKITNFSQTTGDEFEKALTDLQKSGMEGLVLDLRDNPGGVLTAAIEVSEQIVPEGPIVHQVGRDGKMETDYSQGEDPDFPIVVLVNEVSASASEILAGALQDTETATLVGSTTFGKASVQNVEPLAHGGALRYTMAKYQTPDGREIDEKGLTPDVKVDPPAIIELTRKPISTDLGIGDEGEKVKTLQEILTELGYFDDEISGYFGENTKVALEAFQQSRNIEVTGEMNEMVIREFYEEIEDLLEKQDDKLEKGIEILEKEVD; this is encoded by the coding sequence TTGAGAATAAAGAAAATATTGATTGTTTTTTTGGTTTTAATTGTAACTAATGTGCTAACTTTTATGGGAGCTCATGCATTAGGAGAAAATGATACATATTATCCATCAAGCCCTGATTTTGAGATTGGAAATGAAGCTAGTGCTGATTTCAAACTTTTAGAAGAAGTTTTACAAACTATTGAAAATAATTATTTAGAAGAGGTTGATCGAGAAGAACTTTTAGATGGTGCTTTAGAAGGTATGCTAGAAGTCTTAGATGACCCGCAAACGGGTTATTTAACACAGGATGAATTTCAAAACCTAATGATACAGACTGAAGGAAGTTATGGTGGAATTGGGATAGAAGTATTTAAAGAAGATGATTATGTAACTGTTGTGGCTCCAATTGCAGGGACACCTGGTGCAAAAGAAGGACTGAGATCAGGGGATCGGATTATTTCTGTTGACGGGGAAGAGATTGTAGGTAAAGATTTAGATGAAGCAGTTGATAGAATGCGAGGACCAATAGGCTCTAATGTTAAAATAGAGATTGATCGTCCTGGTATGGAAGAAACATTAGAATTTGAGATAGAAAGAAAAGAAATTGAAATTGACTCAGTAGAATATGAAATGGTAGATGATAGTGTGGGATACTTAAAAATCACTAACTTTTCACAAACTACTGGAGATGAATTTGAAAAAGCTTTAACTGACCTTCAAAAAAGTGGTATGGAAGGATTAGTACTTGATTTACGTGACAACCCCGGAGGAGTACTTACTGCTGCTATTGAAGTAAGTGAACAAATTGTTCCAGAAGGACCTATAGTTCATCAAGTAGGAAGAGATGGTAAGATGGAAACAGATTACTCACAAGGAGAAGACCCTGATTTTCCAATTGTAGTACTTGTTAATGAAGTGAGTGCTAGTGCTTCAGAAATTTTAGCTGGAGCTTTACAAGATACAGAAACAGCAACATTAGTTGGTTCTACTACTTTTGGTAAGGCATCTGTTCAAAATGTTGAACCATTAGCACATGGTGGAGCATTGAGATATACCATGGCAAAGTATCAAACCCCTGATGGTAGGGAGATAGATGAAAAAGGATTAACTCCTGATGTTAAGGTAGATCCACCAGCTATTATAGAGTTAACTAGAAAACCTATTAGTACCGATCTTGGCATAGGTGATGAGGGTGAGAAAGTAAAGACTTTACAAGAAATATTAACTGAACTTGGATATTTTGATGATGAAATTTCAGGATACTTTGGAGAAAACACAAAAGTAGCTTTAGAAGCTTTTCAACAAAGTCGCAACATCGAGGTTACTGGTGAGATGAACGAGATGGTTATTCGTGAATTTTACGAAGAGATAGAAGATTTACTTGAAAAACAGGATGATAAACTCGAGAAGGGGATTGAAATTTTAGAGAAAGAGGTTGACTAA
- a CDS encoding murein hydrolase activator EnvC family protein — MISHKKRFLTFLLVLVMGLLFNSGPTEASDIEEQIEEFRREREQIENEMDNLEEHIEELEQRETTALQRLQQISNELNEQEQELVRINSEINETEDKIEKTTEELERAEEELEEKEEFLGTRMKASYQSGDVSYLEVLFDAQSFIDFLSRLTYVQSIVDRDVELIEEVEQERNKIQAKKEDLEDQKDHLNILFAEAEEKKQEIKSNQQQQERLYAELQEKRQEEEELLQAKKEEAEQLVSIIQDLQQDGDGITTSLQWPVDGFGSGWITSGYGNRIHPITGRKTFHSGVDIGIPRSRWPGSGNYTGSPVNILAADSGTVIFAGIQGSLSSGYGRLVIIDHGDGYTTWYAHARSINVSEGQQVQRGQPIAIVGSTGSSTGPHLHFEVRKNGNTQNPMGYLQ, encoded by the coding sequence GTGATTAGTCATAAAAAACGTTTTTTAACCTTTTTGTTAGTATTAGTAATGGGGCTTTTATTTAATTCGGGACCAACAGAAGCTTCAGATATTGAAGAGCAAATAGAAGAGTTTCGAAGGGAACGAGAACAGATTGAAAATGAGATGGACAACCTAGAAGAACATATTGAAGAACTAGAACAAAGAGAAACTACTGCCTTACAAAGATTACAACAAATAAGTAATGAACTAAACGAACAAGAACAAGAGTTAGTAAGGATAAATTCAGAAATTAATGAAACAGAAGATAAAATCGAAAAGACCACAGAAGAATTAGAAAGAGCTGAAGAAGAACTAGAAGAAAAAGAAGAGTTTTTAGGAACAAGGATGAAAGCATCCTATCAAAGTGGTGATGTAAGTTATCTAGAAGTGTTATTTGATGCTCAAAGTTTTATAGACTTTTTATCTCGTCTTACATATGTGCAATCAATTGTAGATAGAGATGTAGAATTAATTGAGGAAGTTGAACAAGAAAGAAATAAAATACAAGCTAAAAAAGAAGATTTAGAAGATCAAAAAGATCATTTAAATATCCTTTTTGCTGAAGCAGAAGAGAAAAAACAAGAAATTAAAAGTAATCAGCAGCAACAAGAACGCTTATACGCTGAATTACAAGAAAAGCGTCAAGAGGAAGAAGAGCTTTTACAAGCAAAAAAAGAGGAAGCTGAACAATTAGTTAGTATAATTCAAGACCTACAACAAGATGGTGATGGAATAACAACATCACTACAGTGGCCTGTAGATGGATTTGGTAGTGGATGGATAACATCTGGATATGGTAATAGAATTCACCCTATTACTGGAAGAAAAACATTTCATAGTGGTGTAGATATAGGAATCCCACGTTCTAGATGGCCAGGATCAGGTAACTATACCGGAAGTCCAGTTAACATTTTAGCTGCAGATTCAGGGACAGTTATTTTTGCAGGTATTCAAGGTTCATTATCATCTGGTTATGGTCGTCTTGTGATAATAGATCATGGTGATGGCTATACTACTTGGTACGCTCATGCACGTTCGATTAATGTTTCAGAAGGTCAACAAGTACAAAGAGGACAACCTATTGCTATAGTAGGTTCAACAGGGAGTAGTACTGGGCCGCATCTTCACTTTGAAGTAAGAAAAAATGGTAATACTCAAAATCCTATGGGATATTTACAATAG
- the ftsX gene encoding permease-like cell division protein FtsX, which translates to MKFRSWIYFIGEAFKSVFRNGWMSFASVGVVTVTLLILGVFMIINYNVEHITEEMRSQVEIAVWLEGDLEDNEVDDIRRELIKTDGVEKVKFVSKDEGLDRMKEQMGEQVVQGYYEDPEKNPLPNMFEVSTLEPEAVPQVAEKIQQYSEVEMVDYGEEVVETLFQVTDVVQYIAFILMIALALTATFLIANTIKLTVYARSEEIKIMRLVGATNWFIRWPFLLEGLLLGFLGSAIPVLLLRYGYVNLMQWLYDNTAFFTTGFLDLQQPEAIFENMDITLIALGTTLGAIGSISSLRKFLKV; encoded by the coding sequence ATGAAGTTTAGAAGCTGGATCTATTTTATAGGAGAAGCGTTTAAAAGTGTATTTAGAAATGGTTGGATGAGTTTTGCATCAGTAGGGGTGGTAACAGTAACCTTACTGATACTTGGTGTGTTTATGATTATTAACTACAATGTTGAACACATCACAGAAGAGATGCGTAGTCAGGTTGAGATTGCAGTTTGGTTAGAAGGTGATTTAGAGGATAATGAAGTTGATGACATCAGAAGAGAATTAATAAAAACTGATGGAGTTGAAAAAGTGAAGTTTGTTTCAAAAGATGAAGGACTTGACCGAATGAAAGAACAGATGGGTGAACAAGTTGTTCAGGGTTATTATGAAGATCCTGAAAAAAATCCTTTACCTAATATGTTTGAAGTAAGTACTTTAGAACCTGAAGCTGTGCCACAAGTAGCTGAAAAGATACAACAATATAGTGAAGTTGAAATGGTCGATTACGGAGAAGAAGTGGTAGAAACATTGTTCCAGGTAACAGATGTCGTTCAATATATAGCATTTATTTTAATGATTGCACTAGCATTAACTGCAACTTTTCTGATTGCAAACACTATAAAGCTAACAGTTTATGCTAGAAGTGAAGAAATCAAAATAATGAGATTAGTTGGAGCTACTAATTGGTTTATAAGGTGGCCTTTCTTATTAGAAGGATTATTACTTGGTTTTTTAGGATCAGCTATACCTGTTTTACTTTTAAGGTATGGTTATGTAAATCTAATGCAGTGGTTATATGATAATACAGCATTTTTTACTACTGGATTTTTAGATTTACAACAACCAGAAGCTATTTTCGAGAATATGGATATTACATTAATAGCACTAGGGACAACTTTAGGTGCTATTGGTAGTATCTCATCATTACGTAAGTTTTTAAAAGTCTAA
- the ftsE gene encoding cell division ATP-binding protein FtsE: MIELSNVNKFYDKNVEALKEVNVKIDKGEFVFLVGPSGAGKSTFIKLLYREVLPSSGKVMINGWNVTEMKKRHIPKLRRSIGIVFQDYHLLTGRSVYENVAFAMRVVEASNKEIRERVPKLLDMVGLSHRKNQEIDKLSGGEKQRAAIARALVNQPSILITDEPTGNLDPETSDEIMDLLKKINVQGTTVIMATHDREIVDRMQKRVIRIDQGKVVRDMARSGYGYEV; encoded by the coding sequence ATGATCGAGCTATCTAATGTAAACAAATTTTACGATAAGAATGTCGAAGCTTTAAAAGAGGTTAATGTGAAAATTGATAAGGGTGAATTTGTGTTTTTAGTAGGCCCCAGTGGAGCAGGTAAATCAACCTTTATTAAACTTCTCTATAGAGAAGTGCTTCCTTCGTCGGGTAAGGTGATGATAAATGGTTGGAATGTGACAGAGATGAAAAAACGACATATTCCAAAATTAAGAAGAAGTATCGGGATCGTTTTTCAAGATTATCATCTACTCACTGGTCGTTCTGTGTATGAAAATGTAGCTTTTGCTATGAGAGTTGTTGAAGCTTCAAATAAAGAAATTAGAGAGAGAGTGCCGAAACTTTTAGATATGGTTGGACTTAGTCATCGAAAGAATCAAGAAATAGACAAGCTATCTGGTGGAGAAAAACAAAGGGCTGCAATTGCTAGAGCGTTAGTAAACCAACCCTCTATTTTAATAACTGATGAACCCACAGGTAACCTAGACCCAGAAACTTCTGATGAGATTATGGATCTTCTTAAGAAAATAAATGTGCAAGGTACTACTGTTATTATGGCAACACATGATAGAGAAATTGTAGATAGGATGCAAAAAAGAGTAATAAGAATCGATCAAGGTAAAGTTGTTAGAGATATGGCAAGGAGTGGTTATGGTTATGAAGTTTAG
- a CDS encoding ABC transporter permease, with translation MGTQQFIIRRLFQMIISMFIVATVVFFLFRLLPGNPTTAMIEPGWSTEAREMLLERFGLNEPLHVQYFRYLGNLTQLDFGISFHYSRPVIMVIGDMIWNTLILMISSMIVAYTIGTLGGVLLAWYRGTKFEAFGITTGLIFRALPPFFVGMLFIMLFSFNLGWFPHSGMRTAGYVAEGFMDRYINLDFLRHLILPMTVSSLYFLAQPMLIMRNTMMEVMGEDFVEMAEAKGLTKARIMYVHAARNALLPVVTQGALFLGMAIGGQVLIEYVFGWPGLGQEIVLAAQRHDYPVAQASFLMMAGLIMIMNFIADMLYGYLDPRVVYK, from the coding sequence ATGGGTACACAGCAATTTATAATTAGACGTTTGTTTCAAATGATAATCAGTATGTTTATAGTAGCTACAGTGGTTTTTTTCTTATTTAGACTCCTTCCAGGTAATCCTACAACAGCTATGATAGAGCCTGGTTGGTCAACTGAAGCAAGAGAAATGCTTTTAGAACGATTTGGACTTAATGAACCCCTACACGTTCAGTATTTTAGATATTTAGGTAATTTAACTCAATTAGATTTTGGAATTTCTTTTCATTATTCTAGACCTGTCATTATGGTAATTGGAGATATGATTTGGAACACACTTATTTTAATGATCTCATCTATGATAGTAGCTTATACAATAGGTACTTTAGGTGGGGTACTTCTTGCTTGGTATCGAGGTACTAAGTTTGAGGCCTTTGGAATAACTACTGGTTTAATTTTTAGAGCGCTACCCCCATTCTTTGTTGGGATGCTTTTTATAATGTTATTTAGCTTTAATTTAGGATGGTTCCCCCATTCAGGTATGAGAACCGCAGGTTATGTAGCTGAAGGTTTTATGGACCGTTATATCAATCTTGATTTTTTACGACATCTAATTCTACCAATGACTGTATCTTCACTATACTTCTTAGCTCAACCAATGTTGATAATGAGAAATACTATGATGGAAGTTATGGGAGAAGATTTTGTAGAAATGGCAGAAGCCAAAGGTTTAACAAAAGCTAGGATAATGTATGTTCATGCTGCTAGAAACGCTCTACTACCAGTAGTAACTCAAGGAGCCTTGTTTTTAGGGATGGCAATTGGTGGTCAGGTGTTAATAGAATATGTATTTGGTTGGCCTGGACTTGGTCAAGAAATTGTGCTAGCAGCCCAGCGCCACGACTATCCAGTAGCACAAGCTTCCTTTTTAATGATGGCAGGACTTATTATGATTATGAACTTCATTGCCGATATGTTATACGGTTATCTAGATCCCAGGGTTGTATATAAATAA